One Candidatus Palauibacter australiensis DNA window includes the following coding sequences:
- a CDS encoding cupin: MEREPACRGEPRIVDKPWGREVWYARTDRYAGKVLEVEKGHILSLQKHLVKHETMLLQSGRMRFTLNDAVFEWLPGEVVSIPPGNVHRMEALEDSVILEVSTPELDDLVRLEDRYGRVR; encoded by the coding sequence ATGGAGAGAGAACCGGCGTGCCGCGGCGAGCCCCGCATTGTGGACAAGCCCTGGGGGCGCGAGGTGTGGTACGCCCGCACGGACCGCTACGCGGGGAAGGTTCTCGAAGTCGAAAAGGGGCACATCCTCTCGCTGCAGAAGCATCTCGTGAAGCACGAGACGATGCTGCTTCAGTCCGGGCGCATGCGCTTCACGCTCAACGATGCGGTCTTCGAGTGGCTCCCGGGCGAGGTCGTCTCGATCCCGCCCGGGAACGTGCACCGCATGGAGGCGCTCGAGGACAGCGTCATCCTCGAGGTGAGCACGCCGGAACTGGACGACCTGGTGCGCCTCGAGGACCGCTACGGACGGGTCCGTTGA